In Hermetia illucens chromosome 1, iHerIll2.2.curated.20191125, whole genome shotgun sequence, one genomic interval encodes:
- the LOC119649912 gene encoding uncharacterized protein LOC119649912 produces MLSPIGMPDIGTECISRCRSRKDGSLSFFRSFVSVGCGNGTCFALYFTQYDGIDFNKVLCLYKTFTMNSQSDLHFEENGAKQQILIWSYLSWHLPTFIFLQLLLWIPFLQKLEIELHFSVSVGMKAICFENKYLFCT; encoded by the exons atgttatcccctaTTGgtatgccgg atatcggaacggaatgtatttCGAGGTGTAGATCTCGTAAAGATGGGTCACTGTCATTTTTCAGATCTTTTGTTTCGGTAGGTTGTGGGAACGGAACCTGCTTcgccctatatttcacccaatatgatggaatcgattttaataaggttttgtgtttatacaaaacctttacaatGAATTCTCAAAGCGACCTGCATTTCGAGGAAAACGGCGCAAAACAGCAAATCTTAATTTGGTCATATTTATCATGGCATTTGCCTACTTTCATTTTCTTGCAATTATTGTTATGG ATCCCATTTCTGCAGAAGTTGGAAATTGAACTTCATTTTTCAGTTTCCGTTGGAATGAAGGcgatttgttttgaaaataaatatttattttgtacttaa